The Mastomys coucha isolate ucsf_1 unplaced genomic scaffold, UCSF_Mcou_1 pScaffold14, whole genome shotgun sequence genome window below encodes:
- the Obsl1 gene encoding obscurin-like protein 1 isoform X1 has product MKADSGDQGSPPCFLRFPRPVRVVSGAEAELKCVVLGEPPPTVSWEKGGQLLVASERLSFPEDGAEHGLLLSGALPTDAGVYVCRARNAAGEAYAAAAVTVLEPPAPEPEPEPQPSECPPPPPGTGEGAPVFLTGPQSQWVLRGAEVVLTCQVGGLPEPTLYWEKDGMALDEVWDSGHFKLEPGRGASDEGASLTLRILAARLPDSGVYVCHARNAHGHAQAGALLQVQQPRENPSQDPDENPVPVMQPLKGEPKTFWVNEGKHAKFRCYVMGKPEPEIEWHLEGRPLLPDRRRLMYRDRDGGFVLKVLYCQAKDRGLYVCAARNSAGQTLSAVQLHVKEPRLRFTRPLQDVEGREHGIVVLECKVPNSRIPISWFREDQRLLPCSKYEQIEEGTVRRLIIHKLKADDDGVYLCEMRGRVRTVANVTVKGPILKRLPRKLDVLEGENAVLLVETQEAGVQGRWSRDGEELPDTCQSSCGHMHALVLPGVTREDAGEVTFSLGNSRTTTLLRVKCVKHSPPGPPVFVEMFKGQKNKVLLTWKPPEPPPETSFIYRLERQEVGSEDWIQCFSIEKAGAVEVPGDCVPTEGDYRFRICSVSEHGRSPHVVFNGSAHLVPTARLVSGLEDVQVYDGEDAVFSLDLSAIIQGSWFLNGEQLQNDEPEGQVEPGALRYRIEHKGLQHRLTLQAVKHQDSGALVGFSCPGVQDSAALTIQESPVHILSPQDKVSLTFTTSERVVLTCELSRVDFPATWYKDGQKVEESESLIVKMDGRKHRLILPEAQVRDSGEFECRTEGVSAFFGVTVQDPPVHIVDPREHVFVHAITSECVRLTCEVDREGTTVHWYRDGQEVEENDVIILENEGTHHCLVLPAARPSDGGEFQCVAGDERAYFTVTITDVSSWIVYPSGKVQVAAVRLERVVLTCELCRPWAEVRWTKDGEEVVESPALLLEKEDTIRRLVLPSVQLEDSGEYLCEIHDESASFTITVTEPPVRIIYPQDEVTLNAVSLECVVLTCELSREDAPVRWYKDGLEVEESEALVLQRDGPFHRLVLPAAQPEDGGEFVCDAGDDSAFFTVTVTAPPERIVHPAARSLDLQFGAPGHVELRCEVAPAGSQVRWYKDGLEVEVSDALQLGAEGPARTLTLPHAQPEDAGEYVCETRDEAVTFNVSLAELPVQFLAPEAAPNPLCVVPGEPVVLSCELSRASAQVFWSHNGNPVQQGEGLELRAEGPRRILCIQAADLAHAGVYTCQSGASPGAPSLSFSVQVAEPPLRVVAPEAAQTRVRSTPGGDLELVVHLSRPGAPVRWYKDGERLASQGRVQLEQAGARQVLRVQGARRGDAGEYLCDAPQDSRIFIVSVEELPPVKLVSELTPLTVHEGDDATFQCEVSPPDAEVTWLRNGAVVTAGPQLEMVQNGPSRTLLIRGCQLKDAGTVTARAGAADTSARLHVRETELLFLRRLQDVRAEEGQDVHLEVETGREGAPGAVRWIRGGEPLPLDSRLTMAQDGRIHRLSIHGVLLTDQGTYGCESRHDRTLARLSVRPRQLRELRPLEDVTIHEGGSATFQLELSQEGVAGEWAQGGVRLHPGPKCHIQSEGRTHRLVLSSLGLADSGCISFTADTLRCAARLTVREVPVTIVQGPQDLEVTEGDTATFECELSQTLADVIWEKDGQGLSLSPRLRLQALGTRRLLLLRRCCSSDAGTYSCVVGTARSGPARLSVREREVSVLRELRSVSAREGDGATFECTVSETETTGRWELGGRALRPGGRVRIRQEGKKHILVLSELRTEDTGEVCFQAGPAQSLARLEVEALPLQMCRRPPREKTVLINRRAVLEVTVSRPGGHVCWMREGVELCPGNKYEMRSQGTTHSLVIHDVRPEDQGNYSCQAGQDSADTKLLVEGDD; this is encoded by the exons ATGAAGGCCGACTCAGGGGATCAGGGGAGCCCCCCGTGTTTCCTACGCTTCCCGCGGCCCGTGCGGGTGGTAAGTGGAGCGGAGGCCGAGCTCAAATGCGTGGTCCTGGGAGAGCCGCCGCCCACCGTCTCGTGGGAGAAAGGCGGGCAGCTGCTGGTGGCCTCCGAGCGCCTGAGCTTCCCGGAGGACGGCGCCGAGCACGGCCTGCTGCTGAGCGGCGCGCTGCCCACCGACGCCGGGGTCTACGTGTGCCGCGCCCGCAACGCAGCCGGAGAGGCCTACGCGGCAGCCGCCGTCACCGTCCTGGAACCCCCGGCTCCAGAGCCAGAACCAGAGCCCCAGCCCTCCGAGTGTCCACCGCCGCCGCCGGGCACCGGAGAGGGCGCCCCGGTGTTCCTGACGGGGCCCCAGTCCCAGTGGGTGCTGCGAGGGGCGGAGGTGGTGCTGACGTGCCAGGTGGGAGGCCTCCCGGAGCCCACGCTGTACTGGGAGAAGGATGGGATGGCCTTGGACGAAGTGTGGGACAGCGGCCACTTCAAGCTGGAGCCCGGCCGTGGCGCGAGTGACGAGGGCGCAAGCCTGACGCTGCGCATCCTGGCGGCGCGGCTGCCCGATTCCGGGGTGTACGTGTGTCACGCCCGCAACGCGCACGGCCACGCGCAGGCGGGCGCGCTGCTCCAGGTGCAGCAGCCCCGCGAGAACCCGTCCCAGGATCCGGATGAGAACCCGGTACCCGTGATGCAGCCGCTCAAAGGCGAGCCCAAGACCTTCTGGGTGAACGAAGGCAAGCACGCCAAGTTCCGCTGCTACGTGATGGGCAAACCTGAGCCCGAGATCGAATGGCACTTGGAGGGCCGCCCTCTGCTCCCCGACCGCCGCCGCCTCATGTACCGCGACCGCGACGGCGGCTTTGTACTTAAGGTGCTCTACTGCCAGGCCAAGGACCGTGGTCTCTACGTGTGCGCGGCGCGCAACTCGGCGGGCCAGACGCTGAGCGCGGTCCAGCTGCACGTGAAAG AACCCCGCCTCCGGTTCACACGGCCCCTGCAGGATGTGGAGGGTCGAGAGCACGGGATTGTCGTGCTGGAGTGTAAAGTACCCAACTCTCGAATTCCCATCTCCTGGTTCCGAGAGGACCAACGGCTACTACCCTGCAGCAAGTATGAGCAGATTGAGGAAGGCACTGTGAGACGCCTCATCATCCACAAGCTGAAGGCAGATGATGACGGCGTCTATCTATGCGAGATGCGGGGCCGAGTGCGCACTGTGGCCAACGTGACGGTCAAAG GACCCATCCTGAAGCGCTTGCCCCGGAAGCTTGATGTCCTGGAGGGAGAGAATGCAGTGCTGCTGGTGGAGACTCAAGAAGCTGGGGTGCAAGGGCGCTGGAGTCGCGATGGGGAGGAGCTACCAGACACCTGCCAGAGTAGTTGTGGTCACATGCATGCCCTGGTCCTTCCAGGGGTGACCCGAGAAGATGCCGGCGAGGTCACCTTCAGCCTGGGCAACTCCCGTACCACCACCCTGCTCAGAGTCAAAT GTGTCAAGCACAGTCCTCCTGGGCCTCCCGTATTTGTTGAGATGTTCAAAGGCCAAAAGAACAAGGTCCTGCTGACCTGGAAACCCCCGGAACCTCCTCCAGAGACCTCCTTCATCTACCGCCTAGAGCGGCAGGAAGTGGGGTCTGAGGATTGGATCCAGTGCTTCAGCATTGAGAAGGCGGGAGCCGTTGAGGTGCCCGGGGACTGTGTGCCCACCGAGGGCGACTACCGCTTCCGCATCTGCTCAGTCAGTGAGCATGGCCGCAGTCCCCATGTCGTGTTCAACGGTTCTGCTCACCTTG TGCCCACAGCTCGCCTGGTGTCAGGCCTGGAAGACGTGCAGGTGTATGATGGGGAAGATGCCGTCTTCTCCCTTGATCTGTCCGCCATCATCCAGGGCTCTTGGTTCCTTAATGGAGAGCAGCTCCAGAATGATGAGCCGGAGGGCCAGGTGGAGCCTGGAGCCCTGCGGTACCGAATAGAGCACAAGGGCCTCCAGCACAGACTCACCTTGCAAGCTGTTAAACACCAGGACAGTGGGGCCCTGGTGGGCTTTAGCTGTCCTGGTGTGCAAGACTCTGCTGCCCTCACTATCCAAG AAAGCCCAGTGCACATCCTGAGTCCCCAGGACAAGGTGTCACTGACCTTCACGACCTCTGAACGGGTAGTGCTGACCTGTGAGCTCTCAAGGGTGGATTTTCCAGCAACCTGGTACAAGGATGGGCAGAAGGTGGAGGAGAGCGAGTCGCTCATAGTGAAGATGGATGGGCGCAAACACCGACTGATCCTGCCTGAGGCTCAAGTCCGAGACAGTGGTGAATTTGAATGCAGAACGGAAGGGGTCTCAGCCTTCTTTGGAGTCACTGTTCAAG ATCCGCCAGTGCACATCGTGGACCCCCGAGAGCACGTGTTTGTCCATGCCATCACCTCCGAGTGTGTCAGGCTGACCTGTGAGGTAGACCGAGAGGGCACAACTGTGCACTGGTACAGGGATGgacaggaggtggaggagaatgACGTGATCATATTAGAAAACGAAGGGACCCATCACTGCCTGGTGCTGCCTGCAGCCCGGCCCTCTGACGGGGGCGAGTTTCAGTGTGTCGCAGGAGACGAACGTGCCTACTTCACAGTTACCATCACAG ATGTCTCTTCATGGATCGTGTACCCCAGTGGCAAAGTGCAGGTGGCAGCTGTACGCCTGGAGCGTGTGGTGCTGACCTGTGAGCTGTGCCGGCCCTGGGCTGAGGTGCGCTGGACcaaagatggggaggaggtagTGGAGAGCCCGGCACTGCTCCTGGAGAAGGAAGACACCATCCGCCGCCTGGTGCTGCCCTCTGTTCAGCTTGAGGATTCTGGCGAGTACCTGTGTGAAATCCATGATGAGTCGGCTTCCTTCACCATCACCGTCACAG AGCCCCCTGTGCGGATCATATATCCCCAGGATGAGGTGACCTTAAATGCCGTGAGTTTGGAATGTGTGGTGCTCACATGTGAGCTGTCTCGGGAGGATGCTCCTGTCCGCTGGTACAAGGATGGGCTAGAGGTGGAGGAGAGTGAGGCCCTGGTGCTCCAGAGGGATGGGCCCTTTCACCGTCTGGTGTTGCCTGCTGCCCAGCCAGAGGACGGGGGCGAGTTTGTGTGTGATGCTGGGGACGATTCAGCCTTCTTCACTGTCACTGTCACAG CTCCACCAGAGAGGATTGTACACCCGGCGGCCCGATCTTTGGATTTGCAGTTTGGGGCTCCAGGACACGTAGAACTACGTTGTGAAGTGGCCCCGGCTGGGTCCCAGGTGCGCTGGTACAAGGATGGGCTAGAGGTAGAAGTGTCAGATGCGCTGCAGCTGGGTGCAGAGGGGCCTGCCCGCACTCTCACCCTGCCCCACGCCCAGCCTGAGGATGCCGGGGAGTATGTATGTGAGACCCGAGATGAGGCTGTCACCTTCAACGTCAGCCTAGCTG AGCTTCCGGTGCAGTTTCTGGCTCCAGAGGCAGCCCCAAACCCTCTCTGCGTGGTTCCTGGGGAGCCCGTGGTGCTGAGCTGTGAGCTGTCCCGAGCAAGCGCGCAAGTGTTCTGGAGCCACAATGGGAACCCTGTGCAGCAGGGTGAAGGACTAGAGCTGCGAGCTGAGGGTCCTCGGCGAATCCTCTGCATCCAGGCTGCAGACCTCGCTCACGCAGGTGTCTACACCTGCCAATCTGGGGCATCCCCAGGGGCCCCAAGCCTCAGCTTCAGTGTCCAGGTGGCTG AGCCCCCGCTGCGGGTAGTGGCCCCCGAGGCAGCCCAGACGAGGGTTCGAAGCACCCCAGGCGGGGACCTAGAGCTGGTGGTGCACCTCTCCAGGCCAGGGGCCCCTGTGCGCTGGTACAAGGACGGGGAGCGCCTGGCGAGCCAGGGGCGGGTGCAGCTGGAACAAGCCGGGGCCAGGCAGGTGCTGCGGGTTCAGGGGGCACGGAGAGGGGATGCTGGGGAATACCTGTGCGACGCGCCTCAGGACAGTCGCATCTTCATCGTCAGTGTGGAAG AGCTCCCACCAGTGAAGCTGGTCTCTGAACTGACGCCCCTGACAGTCCACGAGGGGGACGATGCCACATTCCAGTGTGAGGTTTCACCACCAGATGCCGAAGTGACCTGGCTGCGCAATGGAGCGGTTGTCACTGCAGGGCCGCAGCTGGAAATGGTCCAGAATGGTCCAAGCCGCACCTTGCTCATCCGAGGCTGCCAACTCAAGGACGCTGGGACCGTGACTGCTCGAGCTGGAGCCGCTGACACAAGTGCCAGGCTCCATGTTCGAG AGACAGAGCTGCTGTTCTTGCGGCGGCTGCAGGATGTGCGGGCCGAGGAAGGCCAGGATGTGCACCTTGAGGTCGAGACAGGCCGAGAAGGTGCACCTGGAGCTGTTCGCTGGATACGAGGTGGGGAACCTCTTCCCCTGGACTCTCGCCTGACCATGGCCCAGGATGGCCGCATCCACCGCCTCTCTATCCACGGCGTCCTACTTACTGACCAGGGTACCTACGGCTGCGAGAGCCGCCATGATCGCACCCTGGCCAGGCTCAGTGTGAGGC CTCGGCAGCTGAGGGAACTTCGGCCCCTGGAGGATGTGACCATCCATGAAGGGGGCAGCGCCACCTTCCAGCTGGAGCTGTCCCAGGAGGGTGTGGCTGGAGAGTGGGCCCAGGGTGGAGTCCGGCTGCACCCAGGGCCCAAGTGCCACATTCAGTCAGAAGGCCGCACTCACCGCTTGGTGCTAAGCAGCCTGGGTCTGGCTGACTCGGGCTGTATCTCCTTTACTGCGGATACCCTTCGGTGTGCTGCTCGACTCACAGTGAGAG AAGTCCCAGTGACTATTGTGCAGGGGCCCCAGGACCTAGAAGTGACTGAAGGTGACACAGCCACGTTCGAGTGCGAGCTTTCCCAGACTTTGGCTGACGTAATATGGGAGAAG GATGGGCAGGGGCTCTCTCTCAGCCCGCGCCTCCGGCTCCAGGCGCTCGGCACGCGCCGCCTTCTGCTTCTGCGGCGTTGCTGCTCCTCAGACGCCGGGACCTACAGTTGCGTCGTGGGGACAGCTCGCTCCGGGCCTGCACGCTTGAGCGTGCGCG AACGAGAGGTGTCGGTGCTCCGCGAGCTCCGGTCCGTTAGCGCCCGCGAAGGCGACGGCGCCACGTTTGAGTGCACTGTGTCGGAGACCGAGACCACCGGACGCTGGGAGCTCGGAGGCCGCGCGCTGAGACCCGGAGGCCGCGTCCGCATCCGACAGGAAG ggaagAAACACATTCTGGTGCTGAGCGAGCTGCGAACCGAGGACACCGGAGAAGTCTGCTTCCAGGCGGGACCCGCCCAGTCCTTGGCTCGGCTGGAGGTGGAGG CGTTGCCTCTCCAGATGTGCCGCCGCCCACCTCGCGAGAAGACGGTTCTGATCAACCGCAGGGCGGTGTTGGAGGTGACTGTGTCCCGCCCTGGGGGCCACGTGTGTTGGATGCGGGAGGGGGTCGAACTGTGCCCGGGAAACAAGTATGAGATGCGTAGCCAGGGCACGACCCACAGCCTAGTCATCCATGACGTCCGACCTGAGGACCAGGGCAACTACAGCTGCCAAGCAGGCCAGGACAGTGCTGACACAAAGCTTCTGGTAGAGG GTGATGACTAG
- the Obsl1 gene encoding obscurin-like protein 1 isoform X2 → MKADSGDQGSPPCFLRFPRPVRVVSGAEAELKCVVLGEPPPTVSWEKGGQLLVASERLSFPEDGAEHGLLLSGALPTDAGVYVCRARNAAGEAYAAAAVTVLEPPAPEPEPEPQPSECPPPPPGTGEGAPVFLTGPQSQWVLRGAEVVLTCQVGGLPEPTLYWEKDGMALDEVWDSGHFKLEPGRGASDEGASLTLRILAARLPDSGVYVCHARNAHGHAQAGALLQVQQPRENPSQDPDENPVPVMQPLKGEPKTFWVNEGKHAKFRCYVMGKPEPEIEWHLEGRPLLPDRRRLMYRDRDGGFVLKVLYCQAKDRGLYVCAARNSAGQTLSAVQLHVKEPRLRFTRPLQDVEGREHGIVVLECKVPNSRIPISWFREDQRLLPCSKYEQIEEGTVRRLIIHKLKADDDGVYLCEMRGRVRTVANVTVKGPILKRLPRKLDVLEGENAVLLVETQEAGVQGRWSRDGEELPDTCQSSCGHMHALVLPGVTREDAGEVTFSLGNSRTTTLLRVKCVKHSPPGPPVFVEMFKGQKNKVLLTWKPPEPPPETSFIYRLERQEVGSEDWIQCFSIEKAGAVEVPGDCVPTEGDYRFRICSVSEHGRSPHVVFNGSAHLVPTARLVSGLEDVQVYDGEDAVFSLDLSAIIQGSWFLNGEQLQNDEPEGQVEPGALRYRIEHKGLQHRLTLQAVKHQDSGALVGFSCPGVQDSAALTIQESPVHILSPQDKVSLTFTTSERVVLTCELSRVDFPATWYKDGQKVEESESLIVKMDGRKHRLILPEAQVRDSGEFECRTEGVSAFFGVTVQDPPVHIVDPREHVFVHAITSECVRLTCEVDREGTTVHWYRDGQEVEENDVIILENEGTHHCLVLPAARPSDGGEFQCVAGDERAYFTVTITDVSSWIVYPSGKVQVAAVRLERVVLTCELCRPWAEVRWTKDGEEVVESPALLLEKEDTIRRLVLPSVQLEDSGEYLCEIHDESASFTITVTEPPVRIIYPQDEVTLNAVSLECVVLTCELSREDAPVRWYKDGLEVEESEALVLQRDGPFHRLVLPAAQPEDGGEFVCDAGDDSAFFTVTVTAPPERIVHPAARSLDLQFGAPGHVELRCEVAPAGSQVRWYKDGLEVEVSDALQLGAEGPARTLTLPHAQPEDAGEYVCETRDEAVTFNVSLAELPVQFLAPEAAPNPLCVVPGEPVVLSCELSRASAQVFWSHNGNPVQQGEGLELRAEGPRRILCIQAADLAHAGVYTCQSGASPGAPSLSFSVQVAELPPVKLVSELTPLTVHEGDDATFQCEVSPPDAEVTWLRNGAVVTAGPQLEMVQNGPSRTLLIRGCQLKDAGTVTARAGAADTSARLHVRETELLFLRRLQDVRAEEGQDVHLEVETGREGAPGAVRWIRGGEPLPLDSRLTMAQDGRIHRLSIHGVLLTDQGTYGCESRHDRTLARLSVRPRQLRELRPLEDVTIHEGGSATFQLELSQEGVAGEWAQGGVRLHPGPKCHIQSEGRTHRLVLSSLGLADSGCISFTADTLRCAARLTVREVPVTIVQGPQDLEVTEGDTATFECELSQTLADVIWEKDGQGLSLSPRLRLQALGTRRLLLLRRCCSSDAGTYSCVVGTARSGPARLSVREREVSVLRELRSVSAREGDGATFECTVSETETTGRWELGGRALRPGGRVRIRQEGKKHILVLSELRTEDTGEVCFQAGPAQSLARLEVEALPLQMCRRPPREKTVLINRRAVLEVTVSRPGGHVCWMREGVELCPGNKYEMRSQGTTHSLVIHDVRPEDQGNYSCQAGQDSADTKLLVEGDD, encoded by the exons ATGAAGGCCGACTCAGGGGATCAGGGGAGCCCCCCGTGTTTCCTACGCTTCCCGCGGCCCGTGCGGGTGGTAAGTGGAGCGGAGGCCGAGCTCAAATGCGTGGTCCTGGGAGAGCCGCCGCCCACCGTCTCGTGGGAGAAAGGCGGGCAGCTGCTGGTGGCCTCCGAGCGCCTGAGCTTCCCGGAGGACGGCGCCGAGCACGGCCTGCTGCTGAGCGGCGCGCTGCCCACCGACGCCGGGGTCTACGTGTGCCGCGCCCGCAACGCAGCCGGAGAGGCCTACGCGGCAGCCGCCGTCACCGTCCTGGAACCCCCGGCTCCAGAGCCAGAACCAGAGCCCCAGCCCTCCGAGTGTCCACCGCCGCCGCCGGGCACCGGAGAGGGCGCCCCGGTGTTCCTGACGGGGCCCCAGTCCCAGTGGGTGCTGCGAGGGGCGGAGGTGGTGCTGACGTGCCAGGTGGGAGGCCTCCCGGAGCCCACGCTGTACTGGGAGAAGGATGGGATGGCCTTGGACGAAGTGTGGGACAGCGGCCACTTCAAGCTGGAGCCCGGCCGTGGCGCGAGTGACGAGGGCGCAAGCCTGACGCTGCGCATCCTGGCGGCGCGGCTGCCCGATTCCGGGGTGTACGTGTGTCACGCCCGCAACGCGCACGGCCACGCGCAGGCGGGCGCGCTGCTCCAGGTGCAGCAGCCCCGCGAGAACCCGTCCCAGGATCCGGATGAGAACCCGGTACCCGTGATGCAGCCGCTCAAAGGCGAGCCCAAGACCTTCTGGGTGAACGAAGGCAAGCACGCCAAGTTCCGCTGCTACGTGATGGGCAAACCTGAGCCCGAGATCGAATGGCACTTGGAGGGCCGCCCTCTGCTCCCCGACCGCCGCCGCCTCATGTACCGCGACCGCGACGGCGGCTTTGTACTTAAGGTGCTCTACTGCCAGGCCAAGGACCGTGGTCTCTACGTGTGCGCGGCGCGCAACTCGGCGGGCCAGACGCTGAGCGCGGTCCAGCTGCACGTGAAAG AACCCCGCCTCCGGTTCACACGGCCCCTGCAGGATGTGGAGGGTCGAGAGCACGGGATTGTCGTGCTGGAGTGTAAAGTACCCAACTCTCGAATTCCCATCTCCTGGTTCCGAGAGGACCAACGGCTACTACCCTGCAGCAAGTATGAGCAGATTGAGGAAGGCACTGTGAGACGCCTCATCATCCACAAGCTGAAGGCAGATGATGACGGCGTCTATCTATGCGAGATGCGGGGCCGAGTGCGCACTGTGGCCAACGTGACGGTCAAAG GACCCATCCTGAAGCGCTTGCCCCGGAAGCTTGATGTCCTGGAGGGAGAGAATGCAGTGCTGCTGGTGGAGACTCAAGAAGCTGGGGTGCAAGGGCGCTGGAGTCGCGATGGGGAGGAGCTACCAGACACCTGCCAGAGTAGTTGTGGTCACATGCATGCCCTGGTCCTTCCAGGGGTGACCCGAGAAGATGCCGGCGAGGTCACCTTCAGCCTGGGCAACTCCCGTACCACCACCCTGCTCAGAGTCAAAT GTGTCAAGCACAGTCCTCCTGGGCCTCCCGTATTTGTTGAGATGTTCAAAGGCCAAAAGAACAAGGTCCTGCTGACCTGGAAACCCCCGGAACCTCCTCCAGAGACCTCCTTCATCTACCGCCTAGAGCGGCAGGAAGTGGGGTCTGAGGATTGGATCCAGTGCTTCAGCATTGAGAAGGCGGGAGCCGTTGAGGTGCCCGGGGACTGTGTGCCCACCGAGGGCGACTACCGCTTCCGCATCTGCTCAGTCAGTGAGCATGGCCGCAGTCCCCATGTCGTGTTCAACGGTTCTGCTCACCTTG TGCCCACAGCTCGCCTGGTGTCAGGCCTGGAAGACGTGCAGGTGTATGATGGGGAAGATGCCGTCTTCTCCCTTGATCTGTCCGCCATCATCCAGGGCTCTTGGTTCCTTAATGGAGAGCAGCTCCAGAATGATGAGCCGGAGGGCCAGGTGGAGCCTGGAGCCCTGCGGTACCGAATAGAGCACAAGGGCCTCCAGCACAGACTCACCTTGCAAGCTGTTAAACACCAGGACAGTGGGGCCCTGGTGGGCTTTAGCTGTCCTGGTGTGCAAGACTCTGCTGCCCTCACTATCCAAG AAAGCCCAGTGCACATCCTGAGTCCCCAGGACAAGGTGTCACTGACCTTCACGACCTCTGAACGGGTAGTGCTGACCTGTGAGCTCTCAAGGGTGGATTTTCCAGCAACCTGGTACAAGGATGGGCAGAAGGTGGAGGAGAGCGAGTCGCTCATAGTGAAGATGGATGGGCGCAAACACCGACTGATCCTGCCTGAGGCTCAAGTCCGAGACAGTGGTGAATTTGAATGCAGAACGGAAGGGGTCTCAGCCTTCTTTGGAGTCACTGTTCAAG ATCCGCCAGTGCACATCGTGGACCCCCGAGAGCACGTGTTTGTCCATGCCATCACCTCCGAGTGTGTCAGGCTGACCTGTGAGGTAGACCGAGAGGGCACAACTGTGCACTGGTACAGGGATGgacaggaggtggaggagaatgACGTGATCATATTAGAAAACGAAGGGACCCATCACTGCCTGGTGCTGCCTGCAGCCCGGCCCTCTGACGGGGGCGAGTTTCAGTGTGTCGCAGGAGACGAACGTGCCTACTTCACAGTTACCATCACAG ATGTCTCTTCATGGATCGTGTACCCCAGTGGCAAAGTGCAGGTGGCAGCTGTACGCCTGGAGCGTGTGGTGCTGACCTGTGAGCTGTGCCGGCCCTGGGCTGAGGTGCGCTGGACcaaagatggggaggaggtagTGGAGAGCCCGGCACTGCTCCTGGAGAAGGAAGACACCATCCGCCGCCTGGTGCTGCCCTCTGTTCAGCTTGAGGATTCTGGCGAGTACCTGTGTGAAATCCATGATGAGTCGGCTTCCTTCACCATCACCGTCACAG AGCCCCCTGTGCGGATCATATATCCCCAGGATGAGGTGACCTTAAATGCCGTGAGTTTGGAATGTGTGGTGCTCACATGTGAGCTGTCTCGGGAGGATGCTCCTGTCCGCTGGTACAAGGATGGGCTAGAGGTGGAGGAGAGTGAGGCCCTGGTGCTCCAGAGGGATGGGCCCTTTCACCGTCTGGTGTTGCCTGCTGCCCAGCCAGAGGACGGGGGCGAGTTTGTGTGTGATGCTGGGGACGATTCAGCCTTCTTCACTGTCACTGTCACAG CTCCACCAGAGAGGATTGTACACCCGGCGGCCCGATCTTTGGATTTGCAGTTTGGGGCTCCAGGACACGTAGAACTACGTTGTGAAGTGGCCCCGGCTGGGTCCCAGGTGCGCTGGTACAAGGATGGGCTAGAGGTAGAAGTGTCAGATGCGCTGCAGCTGGGTGCAGAGGGGCCTGCCCGCACTCTCACCCTGCCCCACGCCCAGCCTGAGGATGCCGGGGAGTATGTATGTGAGACCCGAGATGAGGCTGTCACCTTCAACGTCAGCCTAGCTG AGCTTCCGGTGCAGTTTCTGGCTCCAGAGGCAGCCCCAAACCCTCTCTGCGTGGTTCCTGGGGAGCCCGTGGTGCTGAGCTGTGAGCTGTCCCGAGCAAGCGCGCAAGTGTTCTGGAGCCACAATGGGAACCCTGTGCAGCAGGGTGAAGGACTAGAGCTGCGAGCTGAGGGTCCTCGGCGAATCCTCTGCATCCAGGCTGCAGACCTCGCTCACGCAGGTGTCTACACCTGCCAATCTGGGGCATCCCCAGGGGCCCCAAGCCTCAGCTTCAGTGTCCAGGTGGCTG AGCTCCCACCAGTGAAGCTGGTCTCTGAACTGACGCCCCTGACAGTCCACGAGGGGGACGATGCCACATTCCAGTGTGAGGTTTCACCACCAGATGCCGAAGTGACCTGGCTGCGCAATGGAGCGGTTGTCACTGCAGGGCCGCAGCTGGAAATGGTCCAGAATGGTCCAAGCCGCACCTTGCTCATCCGAGGCTGCCAACTCAAGGACGCTGGGACCGTGACTGCTCGAGCTGGAGCCGCTGACACAAGTGCCAGGCTCCATGTTCGAG AGACAGAGCTGCTGTTCTTGCGGCGGCTGCAGGATGTGCGGGCCGAGGAAGGCCAGGATGTGCACCTTGAGGTCGAGACAGGCCGAGAAGGTGCACCTGGAGCTGTTCGCTGGATACGAGGTGGGGAACCTCTTCCCCTGGACTCTCGCCTGACCATGGCCCAGGATGGCCGCATCCACCGCCTCTCTATCCACGGCGTCCTACTTACTGACCAGGGTACCTACGGCTGCGAGAGCCGCCATGATCGCACCCTGGCCAGGCTCAGTGTGAGGC CTCGGCAGCTGAGGGAACTTCGGCCCCTGGAGGATGTGACCATCCATGAAGGGGGCAGCGCCACCTTCCAGCTGGAGCTGTCCCAGGAGGGTGTGGCTGGAGAGTGGGCCCAGGGTGGAGTCCGGCTGCACCCAGGGCCCAAGTGCCACATTCAGTCAGAAGGCCGCACTCACCGCTTGGTGCTAAGCAGCCTGGGTCTGGCTGACTCGGGCTGTATCTCCTTTACTGCGGATACCCTTCGGTGTGCTGCTCGACTCACAGTGAGAG AAGTCCCAGTGACTATTGTGCAGGGGCCCCAGGACCTAGAAGTGACTGAAGGTGACACAGCCACGTTCGAGTGCGAGCTTTCCCAGACTTTGGCTGACGTAATATGGGAGAAG GATGGGCAGGGGCTCTCTCTCAGCCCGCGCCTCCGGCTCCAGGCGCTCGGCACGCGCCGCCTTCTGCTTCTGCGGCGTTGCTGCTCCTCAGACGCCGGGACCTACAGTTGCGTCGTGGGGACAGCTCGCTCCGGGCCTGCACGCTTGAGCGTGCGCG AACGAGAGGTGTCGGTGCTCCGCGAGCTCCGGTCCGTTAGCGCCCGCGAAGGCGACGGCGCCACGTTTGAGTGCACTGTGTCGGAGACCGAGACCACCGGACGCTGGGAGCTCGGAGGCCGCGCGCTGAGACCCGGAGGCCGCGTCCGCATCCGACAGGAAG ggaagAAACACATTCTGGTGCTGAGCGAGCTGCGAACCGAGGACACCGGAGAAGTCTGCTTCCAGGCGGGACCCGCCCAGTCCTTGGCTCGGCTGGAGGTGGAGG CGTTGCCTCTCCAGATGTGCCGCCGCCCACCTCGCGAGAAGACGGTTCTGATCAACCGCAGGGCGGTGTTGGAGGTGACTGTGTCCCGCCCTGGGGGCCACGTGTGTTGGATGCGGGAGGGGGTCGAACTGTGCCCGGGAAACAAGTATGAGATGCGTAGCCAGGGCACGACCCACAGCCTAGTCATCCATGACGTCCGACCTGAGGACCAGGGCAACTACAGCTGCCAAGCAGGCCAGGACAGTGCTGACACAAAGCTTCTGGTAGAGG GTGATGACTAG